In Acidobacteriota bacterium, one genomic interval encodes:
- a CDS encoding zf-HC2 domain-containing protein — protein sequence MKTTECHSLSESLTAYLDGELSDAERAEFEAALKGNASLSEDLRSHQRARQIIDEALQPLPLSTDLWNGIRREISSGFEKRPQGAGRASSSGSWLWRWAPLTAAAVIVLVVALSFPLMETAPLESSVDPQVERQYLDFVRSRQQQEQQLRGQPRWTDVEDNPFRRTSFNDLNRNPFAGE from the coding sequence GTGAAAACTACGGAATGTCACAGTCTTTCTGAGTCGCTTACCGCCTACCTTGACGGCGAGTTGAGCGATGCCGAGCGCGCTGAGTTCGAGGCGGCCTTGAAAGGGAACGCGTCCCTGAGCGAAGACCTGAGATCGCACCAGAGGGCGCGCCAGATCATCGATGAGGCTCTGCAGCCCCTGCCCCTTAGCACGGACCTTTGGAACGGCATCCGGCGGGAGATCTCCAGCGGCTTCGAGAAACGGCCTCAGGGCGCCGGGCGAGCTTCGTCTTCGGGCAGTTGGTTGTGGCGCTGGGCGCCGCTGACCGCGGCGGCCGTGATCGTGCTGGTGGTGGCCCTGTCCTTTCCCCTGATGGAGACCGCTCCCTTAGAAAGCAGCGTCGACCCCCAAGTAGAGCGGCAGTATCTCGACTTCGTAAGGAGCCGGCAGCAACAGGAACAACAGTTGCGCGGCCAGCCGCGTTGGACCGACGTCGAGGACAACCCCTTCCGCCGCACCTCCTTTAACGACCTCAACCGCAATCCGTTCGCTGGAGAGTGA